The Gemmatimonadota bacterium DH-78 region CCCTCTGCGCTACTACCTGCCCGCAGAGGTGGCGCCCGCGCTCGATCGCCTGGCCTTCCACGGCGTCGTCACGACGGTGCTCGAGTCGGAGCGCACGGTGTCGGTCGAGAGCTTCCGCATCGACTCCACCTCGGTCGCCCCGCGGCCCTTCCAGGGGCACAACGAGGTGGAGCTCTTCGGCGAGTGGGTGCCCGGCCAGCAGACCCTCCCGGCCGGCACGGTGCAGGTGGAGGTGGCGCAGCCGCTCGGGCGGCTGGCCTTCTACCTGCTCGAGCCCCGAAGCGACGACGGCCTGGCCAACTGGGCGCTGCTCGATCGGTGGACCTCGGAGGGGACGTACCCGATCCTGCGCGAGCCCGCGCACTGACGCTTCTCGGACCCCGGCCCCGTCTTCGCGACGGTGGCCGGGCGCGTCAGTTCCTGCGCTCGAGGGCCGAGATCCGGCCGCCGTGTTCGGTGAAGCCGGTCCGCATCTCGGATTCGAGCGAGTCGAAGCGCAGGTCCATGGCGTCGAATCTCCGATCCATGGCGTCGAATCTCTGATCCATGGCGTCGAGCCGCTGATCCATCCCGTCGAGCCGCTGATCCATCCCGTCGAGCCGCTCGTCCATCGCATCGAAGCGTCGATCCACGGCTTCGAACCGCAGGTCGCTCCGCTCGACGGCCAGCCGCAGGTCGGCGCGCGATTGTTCGAAGAGGGTGTCGGCATGCCGGCGCACCTCGTCGAACTTCACACCGAGATATCGCACGAGCTCGGAGTACTGATTCTCGGTCATCAGGGCGAGGGCTGGAGTGGAGGCGGACGAGGAGTATACGGCTCGGCCGCCGGCACGACCATGCTCGCATCGGCCCGATCACGGGCGGCGCCACCTACTCGGGTCGAAGCACCTCGGCGGGGTCGACCCGCGTGGCCCGCGCGGCGGGCAGCCAGCAGGCCAGCAGAGCCGCGGCCACCATCGTCACGGCCACGCCGACGGTGGTGATCGGGTCTCCGGGCGCCACGCCGTACAGGAGCGACGCCGCGAGGTCGTCGACCAGGGTGGCCGCTCCCAGGCCCAGTGCCACGCCGATCACCGTCACCCCGAGTCCCCACCGCAGCACGCCGCCGCGGACCCGGGCCGACGACGCCCCCAGGGCCATGCGGATGCCCATCTCGCGCCGCCCCCGGGCCACCGTGTACGACACCACGCCGAAGAGGCCGACTACGGCAAGCAGCAGCGAGGTGGCGGCGAGTACGCCGATCAGAAGCACCAGAAAGCGAGGGCGAACCAGCCCTTCGGCCACCAGCTCTTCGCCGGTCTGCAGGGTTCGAAGGGGGAGGGTGGGATCGAGGTCGTGCACCACCTGGCGCATCAGGGGCAGGAGAGTGGCGGGATCCCCGTCGGTGCGCACCGCGAAGCTCAGGAAGGCCGAGGGCGCGTTCGGGTCCATCGGGTAGAGGATGGCGGCTGAACCCATCGGGTCGTCCAGCCCGCCCAGTTTGAGTTCCTCCACCACCCCGACCACGGTCGACCAGTCGTCCTCGGGGTCGAACCGGAATCGGCGCCCGACCACCCGGTCCTCGTCGAAGATCAGGCGCGCGAGATCGCGGTCGATCACCACGCCGCCCGACTCCCGGTCGCCCGCCTGGAGTCCCCGGCCCTCGTGAAGTCGGGTGCCCAGCACGGAGATGAAGCCCGGCGGCACGGTATTGAAGTTGACCAGGTCGTCGATGGGCCGCGCCTCGCCGCCCTCCGCCTCCAGCTCGAGGTTGAAGGAGATGCCGCCTCCCTGGGGAGGCAGCCCCTGTGCGAAGGTGACGCCGACGGCCCCGGGGAGGGCGCTCAGTCGTTCGGTGAGCTGCCCGGTGAAGGCGGCCCGGTCCGCCGCGCTCTCGTAGCGCGACGAGGGGAGGCTGAGGCCCACCGCCGCGATCCGCTCGGAGTCCATGCCGATCTCCACGCGTGCGATGGCCGCGAACGAGCGCATGAAGAGCCCGGCACCCACGAGCAACACCACCGAAAGCGCCACCTCGCCCACCACGAGCAGACTGCGCAGCCGCTGCGTGCTTCGGTCGGTGAGACGGCGCCCGGCCACGTCCTGGGCTCCGCCCGCCCGCGCCGTGCGGAGGGCGGGCAGGAGTCCCACTGCCAGCCCCGAGGAGAGCGCGACCGCGAACACCGCGAGCAGGGCGCGCGACTCGATCCCGAAGTCGTGCACCATGCCGAAGGTGAGTTCCCTCGGGGCGATGGCCCGAAGCCCCTCGACGAAGAGCCATGCGAGGCCGGTTGCGGCGAGGCCGGCCAGCAGCGAGAGCACCACCGACTCGACGAGCATGTGACGGAGCACGCGGCCGCGCGACGCACCGAGCGCCATCCGCACCCCCACCTCGCCC contains the following coding sequences:
- a CDS encoding ABC transporter permease, translating into MTPRRLLPHRNPGRREAVDEEIRHHLAEAADRLIDQGWDPDEARAEAERRFGAVERVRDEMLAHRDDDGRMTMETVRALAQDVRLTLRALRRRPVFTWTLVLTLAVGIGAAGAIFSMIDAVLLRPLPYDDPDRIVEVGVVLPDERGFVIPSLQRDQVEEWIAGADFLSEVAVHEQMSLVRTDGTEPENLAALAVGPTLDDVLGLTPALGRAFAADDARPGERVVMLSYPYWARTGRSPEIVGQTIRLDEEPWTVVGVLPRGFKYPVTSRADLWIPVADDYTVAGRAQSQLNVMGRIAPGLTLEAAQGRADALGEGLTAEQPHEIGWMTRLQTVGHWRGNPDTVRGLWTAFGAVVGMLLIAMVNGANLQLVRGEDRRGEVGVRMALGASRGRVLRHMLVESVVLSLLAGLAATGLAWLFVEGLRAIAPRELTFGMVHDFGIESRALLAVFAVALSSGLAVGLLPALRTARAGGAQDVAGRRLTDRSTQRLRSLLVVGEVALSVVLLVGAGLFMRSFAAIARVEIGMDSERIAAVGLSLPSSRYESAADRAAFTGQLTERLSALPGAVGVTFAQGLPPQGGGISFNLELEAEGGEARPIDDLVNFNTVPPGFISVLGTRLHEGRGLQAGDRESGGVVIDRDLARLIFDEDRVVGRRFRFDPEDDWSTVVGVVEELKLGGLDDPMGSAAILYPMDPNAPSAFLSFAVRTDGDPATLLPLMRQVVHDLDPTLPLRTLQTGEELVAEGLVRPRFLVLLIGVLAATSLLLAVVGLFGVVSYTVARGRREMGIRMALGASSARVRGGVLRWGLGVTVIGVALGLGAATLVDDLAASLLYGVAPGDPITTVGVAVTMVAAALLACWLPAARATRVDPAEVLRPE